A genomic region of Zygotorulaspora mrakii chromosome 7, complete sequence contains the following coding sequences:
- the SOH1 gene encoding mediator complex subunit SOH1 (similar to Saccharomyces cerevisiae SOH1 (YGL127C); ancestral locus Anc_6.116), translated as MEEVNTHLPTRFEVELEFVQSLANIPYVTYLFAQQQQIWKDPKFKNYLKYLEYWCEPPYVQCIVYPNCLFILKLINGYMEDAKVNEDGLLDGIDDLPKVIQLQGAQWMNDMVERWVA; from the coding sequence ATGGAGGAGGTAAACACTCACTTACCCACGCGATTCGAGGTCGAACTGGAATTCGTGCAATCCCTGGCAAACATACCGTATGTGACCTATCTGTTTGcgcaacaacaacaaataTGGAAGGATCCAAAGTTCAAGAATTACCTGAAATACCTGGAGTACTGGTGTGAGCCGCCCTACGTCCAATGCATAGTGTATCCCAACTGTCTGTTCATATTGAAGCTGATCAATGGCTACATGGAGGATGCGAAGGTCAACGAAGACGGATTACTGGACGGAATAGACGATTTGCCGAAAGTCATTCAACTGCAGGGTGCGCAATGGATGAACGACATGGTAGAAAGGTGGGTCGCGTAG
- a CDS encoding pyruvate carboxylase 2 (similar to Saccharomyces cerevisiae PYC2 (YBR218C) and PYC1 (YGL062W); ancestral locus Anc_6.115) yields the protein MSTKKLSGLRDNFSLLGEKNKILVANRGEIPIRIFRSAHELSMRTVAIYSHEDRLSMHKLKSDEAYVIGNEGEFTPVGAYLAIDEIIEIAKKHKVDFIHPGYGFLSENAEFALKVAASGITWIGPPAEVIDSVGDKVSARNLADKAQVPTVPGTPGPIETVEEAEAFVQTYGYPVIIKAAFGGGGRGMRVVREGDDVADAFQRATSEARTAFGNGTCFIERFLVKPKHIEVQLLADNYGNVVHLFERDCSVQRRHQKVVEVAPAKTLPIEVRNAILTDAVKLAKVAGYRNAGTAEFLVDSQNRHYFIEINPRIQVEHTITEEITGIDIVAAQIQIAAGASLEQLGLLQDRITTRGFAIQCRITTEDPSKNFQPDTGRLEVYRSSGGNGVRLDGGNAFAGAVISPHYDSMLVKCSCSGSTYEIVRRKMLRSLVEFRIRGVKTNIPFLLTLLTNPVFVSGNYWTTFIDDTPQLFQMISSQNRAQKLLLYLADLAVNGSSIKGQIGIPKLKTHPTIPNLHNKNTGEIINVFTTTPPDGWRQVLLNYGPEEFAKQVRDFNGTLIMDTTWRDAHQSLLATRVRTYDLAAIAPTTSHALAGAFALECWGGATFDVAMRFLHEDPWERLRKLRKLVPNIPFQMLLRGANGVAYSSLPDNAIDHFVKQAKENGVDIFRVFDALNDLEQLKVGVDAVKKANGVVEATMCYSGDMLQPGKKYNLDYYLDVAEKIVEMGTHILGIKDMAGTMKPSAARLLIGSIRAKYPNLPIHVHTHDSAGTGVASMTAAALAGADVVDVATNSMSGMTSQPSMNALLASLDGEIDTNINIEHTRELDAYWAEMRLLYSCFEADIKGPDPEVYEHEIPGGQLTNLLFQAQQLGLGEKWAETKKAYRDANYLLGDLVKVTPTSKVVGDLAQFMVSNKLTPDDVRRLANSLDLPDSVMDFFEGLIGQPYGGFPEPLRSDVLKNKRRKLTCRPGLELAPFDLEKIREDLQDRFGDIEECDVASYNMYPKVYEDFQKIRETYGDLSVLPTKNFLSPPQIGEEIEVTIEQGKTLIIKHQAIGDLNKETGVREVYFELNGELRKIPIVDKSQKVETVSKPKADGHDPFQIGAPMAGVIVEVKVHKGSLIKKGQAVAVLSAMKMEMVISSQTDGQVKEVFVNNGENVEASDLLVTLEDAVIPTEEK from the coding sequence ATGTCTACTAAGAAGCTTTCGGGGTTGAGGGACAACTTCAGCCTGCTCGGCGAGAAGAATAAGATCCTGGTGGCCAACCGAGGGGAGATTCCGATCAGAATCTTCAGATCTGCGCATGAATTGTCGATGAGGACGGTTGCGATCTACTCGCACGAGGATCGGTTGTCGATGCACAAGCTGAAGTCAGACGAAGCGTACGTGATCGGAAACGAGGGAGAGTTCACGCCAGTGGGCGCGTACCTGGCGATCGACGAGATCATCGAAATTGCCAAGAAACACAAGGTGGATTTCATTCACCCGGGCTACGGGTTCCTGTCGGAGAACGCGGAATTTGCCTTGAAAGTGGCAGCCAGCGGCATCACTTGGATCGGACCGCCAGCGGAGGTCATCGATTCAGTTGGTGACAAGGTCAGCGCAAGAAACCTGGCGGATAAGGCGCAGGTGCCAACGGTTCCAGGTACTCCGGGGCCAATCGAAACCGTCGAGGAAGCGGAGGCGTTTGTGCAAACATACGGGTATCCGGTGATCATAAAAGCTGCCTTCGGTGGTGGTGGTAGAGGTATGAGAGTCGTGCGTGAAGGAGACGACGTGGCTGACGCTTTCCAACGTGCGACTTCAGAGGCTCGTACTGCCTTCGGTAACGGAACTTGTTTCATCGAGAGATTTTTAGTTAAACCCAAACATATTGAGGTTCAACTCTTGGCTGATAACTACGGTAATGTTGTTCATCTTTTCGAGAGAGACTGTTCGGTGCAAAGAAGACACCAGAAAGTTGTTGAAGTTGCACCTGCCAAGACTTTGCCAATTGAGGTCCGCAATGCGATTTTGACGGATGCTGTTAAGCTCGCTAAGGTCGCTGGATACAGAAATGCGGGTACCGCGGAATTCTTGGTCGACAGCCAGAACAGACATTATTTCATCGAGATTAACCCAAGAATTCAAGTCGAACACACCATTACTGAGGAAATTACTGGTATTGACATCGTTGCTGCCCAAATTCAAATCGCTGCTGGTGCATCTTTGGAGCAATTGGGTCTGCTACAGGATAGAATAACTACACGTGGTTTTGCCATCCAATGTCGTATTACAACCGAGGATCCATCCAAGAATTTCCAACCCGATACTGGTAGATTAGAAGTCTACAGGTCATCTGGTGGTAACGGTGTTAGACTGGACGGTGGTAATGCATTTGCCGGTGCTGTTATCTCTCCCCATTATGACTCCATGTTAGTGAAGTGTTCTTGTTCCGGGTCAACCTACGAGATTGTGCGCCGTAAGATGTTGAGATCTTTGGTTGAATTCAGAATCAGAGGTGTCAAAACAAATATTCCATTCTTATTGACTTTATTGACAAATCCGGTATTTGTTTCTGGTAATTATTGGACCACTTTCATCGATGATACTCCTCAATTGTTCCAAATGATTTCATCCCAAAATAGAGCTCAAAAATTATTATTGTATTTGGCAGATTTAGCTGTCAATGGTTCAAGTATCAAGGGACAAATTGGTATACCAAAATTAAAGACTCATCCAACAATACCAAATTTACATAATAAAAACACTGGTGAGATTATTAACGTTTTCACAACAACACCGCCAGATGGCTGGAGACAAGTTTTATTGAATTATGGTCCAGAAGAATTTGCAAAGCAAGTTAGAGATTTCAATGGTACTTTAATTATGGATACCACATGGAGAGATGCCCACCAATCTTTACTAGCGACAAGAGTTAGAACTTATGATTTAGCTGCAATTGCTCCTACAACTTCCCATGCATTAGCTGGTGCTTTTGCTCTTGAATGTTGGGGTGGTGCCACTTTTGATGTTGCTATGAGATTTTTACATGAAGATCCATGGGAACGTTTAAGAAAATTACGGAAATTAGTACCAAATATCCCATTCCAAATGTTATTGCGTGGTGCAAACGGTGTTGCTTATTCCTCATTACCTGATAATGCAATTGATCACTTTGTTAAacaagcaaaagaaaatggtgTTGATATCTTCAGAGTATTTGATGCATTAAATGACTTAGAACAATTAAAGGTAGGTGTTGATGCTGTTAAAAAGGCAAATGGTGTTGTTGAAGCAACCATGTGTTATTCTGGTGATATGTTGCAACCAggtaaaaaatataatttgGATTATTACTTGGATGTTGCcgaaaaaattgttgaaatggGCACTCATATCTTAGGTATCAAAGATATGGCAGGCACAATGAAACCATCAGCGGCAAGATTATTAATTGGTTCTATTAGAGCAAAATACCCAAATTTACCAATTCACGTTCATACTCATGATTCGGCTGGTACTGGTGTTGCATCGATGACTGCTGCTGCTTTAGCTGGTGCAGATGTTGTCGATGTAGCAACAAATTCGATGTCTGGTATGACATCGCAACCATCCATGAATGCATTATTAGCTTCCTTAGATGGTGAAATTGATACTAACATCAACATTGAACATACAAGAGAACTTGATGCTTACTGGGCAGAAATGAGACTATTATATTCTTGCTTTGAAGCGGACATCAAAGGTCCAGATCCAGAAGTTTATGAACATGAAATTCCTGGTGGTCAATTAACAAATCTGTTATTCCAAGCACAGCAATTGGGCCTCGGTGAAAAATGGGCAGAAACTAAAAAAGCTTACAGAGATGCTAATTATTTATTAGGTGATCTAGTTAAAGTTACTCCGACCTCAAAAGTTGTTGGTGATTTAGCTCAATTTATGGTTTCTAATAAATTGACACCTGATGATGTTCGAAGATTAGCGAATTCATTAGATTTACCAGATTCTGTTATGGATTTCTTCGAAGGTTTAATTGGTCAACCATATGGTGGGTTCCCAGAACCTTTGAGATCCGatgtcttgaaaaataaaagaagaaagcttACTTGTCGCCCGGGCTTAGAATTAGCTCCATTTGATTTAGAAAAAATTAGGGAGGATCTACAAGACAGATTTGgtgatattgaagaatgTGATGTTGCTTCTTATAACATGTATCCAAAGGTGTATGAAgacttccaaaaaattagaGAAACCTATGGTGATTTATCAGTTCTACcaaccaaaaatttcttatcGCCACCACAAAttggtgaagaaattgaagttACCATTGAACAAGGTAAAACTTTAATTATAAAACATCAAGCTATTGGTGATTTGAATAAGGAAACCGGTGTTAGAGAGGTATATTTTGAACTGAATGGTGAATTaagaaaaattccaatCGTTGATAAGTCACAAAAGGTTGAAACAGTTTCTAAACCAAAGGCCGACGGTCATGATCCATTCCAAATTGGTGCACCAATGGCAGGTGTTATTGTTGAAGTTAAAGTTCACAAGGGTTCTTTAATTAAGAAAGGTCAAGCAGTCGCGGTTTTAAGTGCAATGAAGATGGAAATGGTGATTTCTTCTCAAACTGATGGTCAAGTTAAAGAAGTTTTCGTCAATAATGGTGAAAATGTGGAAGCTTCAGATCTTTTAGTCACGTTGGAAGATGCTGTCATTCCAACAGAGGAAAAATAA
- the DUO1 gene encoding Duo1p (similar to Saccharomyces cerevisiae DUO1 (YGL061C); ancestral locus Anc_6.114): MDSYALDKLIPQMFDEMRYNLGNKGTLKKPAADKSSSSIITTQSLLKELAALDKIIPMIESVDSSLQTALPSHFDKIQEICKSTNTVLDSWINIHSQAGHIHELMGSTEYLKYASAQSKDGQTVNAKELIQAEEEEIESLKQEIVREKDKQYNANNEIVSHSKSSIPNSGRVDKNRKKPGSAFSRYNKSQGTPRINSRLTRPTVSSSRKMFR, translated from the coding sequence ATGGACTCTTATGCACTTGATAAATTGATTCCTCAAATgtttgatgaaatgagatATAATTTGGGAAATAAAGGAACACTGAAAAAGCCAGCTGCAGATAAAAGCTCATCATCAATAATTACTACACAGTCACTACTGAAAGAGCTTGCAGCTCTCGACAAGATAATACCAATGATAGAATCAGTGGACAGCTCTTTACAGACTGCTTTGCCTTCTCATTTCGATAAAATACAAGAAATATGTAAATCTACAAATACAGTATTGGACTCATGGATAAACATACATTCTCAAGCAGGTCACATACACGAACTAATGGGATCAACCGAATACTTAAAATATGCTAGTGCTCAATCTAAAGATGGACAAACGGTCAATGCGAAAGAACTAATTCAAgcggaagaagaagaaattgagtCTCTGAAACAAGAAATTGTGAGGGAGAAGGATAAACAGTACAATGCCAATAACGAAATAGTTAGCCATTCAAAATCCAGTATACCGAATAGTGGAAGAGTCGacaaaaatagaaaaaagcCAGGCAGtgcattttcaagatataaTAAATCACAGGGCACACCTAGAATTAATTCGAGATTAACAAGGCCTACTGTAAGCAGTTCACGTAAAATGTTTCGTTAG
- the ATG12 gene encoding Atg12p (similar to Saccharomyces cerevisiae ATG12 (YBR217W); ancestral locus Anc_6.113) — MSRVLESESDNDDSGQSTYASSLNDLSKVQPPKLSREQTTGSINTSYLVQNKLEQFSRRLSMLGLASSQEDDEQISQAKDSDYNGPTYDSNESIKTTQSGSIETDGIVVPKQKIPMTTSLILKKLPKATEVAIERIQREEGEADKSPDKIKVQVKFQPIGSIPQITPSVCRISAVQPFSLILSFLLKKLKIQHVYCYINNSFAPNPQQTVGDLWSQFKVDDALIIGYCGSVAFG; from the coding sequence ATGAGTAGAGTTTTAGAGAGTGAAagtgataatgatgattcTGGCCAATCTACTTACGCCAGCTCCTTGAACGATTTGAGCAAAGTTCAGCCACCGAAACTCTCTAGAGAGCAGACAACGGGTTCGATTAATACCAGCTATTTAGTGCAAAACAAGTTAGAACAATTTAGCAGGCGCCTCTCGATGCTTGGACTGGCCAGCAGTCAGGAAGACGATGAGCAGATCAGCCAAGCAAAAGACAGTGATTATAATGGGCCTACTTACGACAGCAATGAATCCATCAAAACAACACAGTCAGGAAGTATAGAAACAGATGGTATCGTAGTGccaaaacaaaaaattccaatgaCCACATCcttgatattgaagaaactgCCGAAGGCTACAGAAGTTGCcattgaaagaattcaaCGGGAGGAAGGAGAAGCTGATAAGAGTCCTGATAAGATTAAAGTGCAGGTGAAATTTCAACCTATCGGATCAATTCCACAGATAACACCTTCTGTATGCAGAATATCTGCTGTACAACCTTTTTCACTGATCCTATCAttcttgttgaagaaactgaaaatcCAGCATGTTTATTGCTACATAAATAATTCATTTGCACCAAATCCGCAGCAAACGGTAGGCGATCTTTGGTCTCAGTTCAAAGTCGATGATGCATTGATTATAGGTTATTGTGGAAGTGTTGCATTTGGATAA
- a CDS encoding uncharacterized protein (similar to Saccharomyces cerevisiae YBP1 (YBR216C) and YBP2 (YGL060W); ancestral locus Anc_6.112) yields the protein MESIDLVCGNLVKAFTDQGDDPVSLVTIIEMYIEQVDSEGTIKEKAKFLECLLSQLQANPKIVGEIGWDLPKGLLSFLSAKNVNYHRKLSTEVLVTLIMACFNEIALFGNPKECLLVGTQLLSELSVIDIAFNLEDDRDKHKECNDQNSDSENFNGENTNSSSQSTVDDLTPTQSSREAFTNEEIQQDLDTSNSDKNIERNPAEFFFGLQSYILFELIQTVLRRISTLYPSKFLGMAVSAIVKYMKVNIEELEDTNIVLRRVYTLCRVYVPSNAPGDIKKDGKLSSQELEKIQEDELALQRKLLCSLCTFGIGYALKTVPLRSDIQYYSSLTGASLDHPQFYQSTAEICLRYFQLALSFDIDVKESLLEFIKETRNIYRSLPPDSLIVNEEARSAISQVIYQLSYTYQLQKLAKCKDLILDSNGVFILSALHQEATGKTLFREIRIQDAVCLYLRCTTPQLFSEEYTNLAAETAARYWLWVAITNSSFKEMKDGLNELPSYLNTVFLQMYLMRNCNQVNEQMRMVNVTLLTRILCLMPEEISFSFAVDTLLTCPYAHAKLIILGILKDLMLKTCQCKEGVTSEMEKLNISAKGAEQKESNISLAPPPPPPRPYILLNEHRMASMHSLAMLVVQNAKKEDSEKDDLILLLTYINFFIALKSKWNSGLLTVIHSEIQDAFAAKDDETKEVKLIKLSNDTLGENL from the coding sequence atggaAAGCATTGATTTGGTGTGCGGAAATCTGGTCAAAGCATTCACAGATCAGGGAGACGACCCGGTCTCCTTGGTGACCATCATCGAAATGTACATTGAGCAGGTGGATTCGGAAGGTACTATAAAGGAAAAGGCTAAATTCTTAGAATGCCTATTAAGCCAGCTACAAGCAAACCCAAAGATTGTTGGTGAAATCGGATGGGATTTGCCCAAAGGTCTgctatcatttttatcagcAAAGAATGTCAATTATCATAGGAAACTAAGTACTGAGGTTCTAGTGACTCTGATAATGGCTTGTTTCAATGAGATTGCCCTTTTTGGAAACCCAAAAGAGTGCTTACTTGTTGGAACTCAGCTGCTTTCAGAACTGTCTGTGATAGATATTGCCTTTAATTTAGAGGATGACAGGGATAAGCATAAGGAGTGTAATGATCAAAATTCTGACagtgaaaatttcaatggTGAAAATACTAATAGTTCCAGTCAATCCACCGTCGACGACTTGACCCCAACTCAAAGTAGCAGGGAAGCTTTTACTAACGAAGAAATACAACAAGATCTCGACACCAGTAACAGTGACAAAAATATAGAGAGAAACCCAGCTGAGTTTTTCTTTGGGCTGCAAtcatatattctttttgaacTAATTCAGACTGTGTTAAGAAGAATCTCCACTCTGtatccttcaaaatttttgggtATGGCAGTTTCGGCGATTGTTAAATACATGAAAGTGAATATCGAGGAGCTTGAGGACACTAATATTGTGCTTCGTCGCGTTTATACTCTGTGCAGAGTCTATGTTCCCTCAAATGCTCCTggagatatcaaaaaagatggaaaGCTATCTTCTCAAGAATTGGAGAAAATTCAAGAGGATGAGTTGGCTTTGCAGAGAAAGCTCCTATGCAGCCTCTGCACCTTTGGAATTGGATATGCTCTCAAGACTGTACCACTTAGGTCAGATATTCAGTATTATTCCTCGTTGACAGGTGCTAGTTTAGATCACCCacaattttatcaaagtACAGCAGAGATTTGTTTGAGGTACTTTCAATTAGCCCtgtcttttgatattgatgtAAAAGAGTCTCTTTTGGAATTCATCAAGGAAACTCGAAATATTTACAGGTCTTTGCCTCCTGATTCATTAATTGTCAATGAAGAGGCAAGAAGTGCTATTAGCCAAGTTATTTATCAGCTTTCTTATACCTATCAATTACAAAAATTAGCTAAATGCAAAGATTTGATTTTGGATTCGAACGgtgtttttattttgtcaGCTTTGCATCAAGAAGCTACTGGTAAGACACTTTTCCGCGAAATTCGTATTCAAGACGCTGTGTGCTTATATTTGAGATGCACAACACCACAATTGTTCTCAGAAGAATATACTAACCTTGCAGCAGAAACTGCCGCTCGATATTGGTTATGGGTAGCCATAAcgaattcttcttttaagGAGATGAAAGATGGATTAAATGAATTGCCATCATACTTGAATACTGTCTTTTTGCAAATGTACTTGATGAGAAATTGCAATCAGGTTAACGAACAGATGCGGATGGTAAATGTTACATTATTGACGCGAATTTTGTGCCTGATGCCAGAGGAAATATCGTTTTCTTTTGCCGTTGATACTTTACTCACATGTCCTTATGCTCATGCGAAACTGATAATTCTGGGAATTTTAAAGGATTTGATGTTAAAAACCTGTCAGTGTAAAGAAGGCGTTACAAGCGAAATggagaaattgaatatcagtGCTAAAGGTGCGGAGCAAAAAGAATCCAATATTTCACTGGCTCCTCCACCTCCACCTCCACGCCCATATATACTATTAAATGAGCATAGAATGGCATCCATGCATAGCCTCGCCATGCTTGTTGTTCAAAATGctaaaaaagaagattcaGAAAAGGACGATCTCATTCTGTTATTAACCTacatcaatttcttcattgcTCTCAAGAGTAAATGGAATTCTGGCCTGCTCACAGTCATTCATTCTGAAATTCAGGATGCCTTCGCTGctaaagatgatgaaacaaAGGAAGTAAAGCTCATAAAATTATCTAATGATACACTTGGTGAGAATCTATAA
- the HPC2 gene encoding Hpc2p (similar to Saccharomyces cerevisiae HPC2 (YBR215W); ancestral locus Anc_6.111): protein MQDEVVEIEDEEQLAVSNSNTNASIGPSASTSSSASDPNSLSSAISNKRKAKKEDLRKVSKMPKKDNKRIPNIAEELAKNRNQVKGASPSPANTLSSSPMFPQPSQAPATDCKPSNKSGSSEKGEDKHTIIKTEQIKISSLLSPNEEMGNSPTVSPQPPFLSDGSPSPSQHALGGPKVILPTQKPGSNPLQGSDSSDSPGFLVARISSPVNLPIKLASSMKKSHSTTAVTPASTSKSTTNSASTISKGNLTGGNNKTTVVKAKKSHSVSSVASSKSKTGGSKSSNDSKKKINAKSVKKDSSASSNAVNLSANKQSISTNDKKEINRKQSQSSKLPITKKDASTANGPGNSADNKKKGLVKKEPSSGTKPKTPKKLVPPPQIKSPSLLEVLERGKSDKVTEDPIVVVDVPLYSTKNNDYLDENGQVVFNYYKLVHDKMSTQSNTNLADEKLAKRNLLGQLNHTTSNIESIEVTEGDDIVEDEEDGEDEDEEEVDDEKTTTSPKKRPHSNKGKSLIGKYDIEDPFIDDSELLWEEQRAATKDGFFVYFGPLIEKGHYASLERVDGTMKRGGVKNK, encoded by the exons ATGCAAGACGAAG TCGTCGAAATAGAGGACGAAGAGCAGCTCGCAGTCTCGAACTCTAACACAAATGCTAGCATAGGACCTTCTGCAAGCACTTCGAGCTCTGCCTCCGACCCAAACTCATTATCAAGCGCAATCtcaaataaaagaaagGCCAAGAAGGAAGATTTGCGTAAGGTGTCCAAGATGCCAAAGAAAGACAACAAACGAATACCCAACATTGCTGAAGAATTAGCCAAAAACAGAAATCAAGTAAAAGGAGCATCCCCATCCCCAGCAAATACGCTGTCATCTTCACCAATGTTTCCACAACCATCACAAGCTCCTGCTACTGATTGCAAACCTAGTAATAAAAGCGGTTCATCAGAGAAAGGGGAAGATAAGCATACTATAATTAAGACAGAGCAAATCAAGATTTCCAGTCTACTATCGCCTAATGAAGAAATGGGAAACTCCCCCACGGTGTCACCGCAGCCTCCATTCTTATCTGATGGATCACCATCTCCATCTCAACATGCTTTAGGCGGTCCAAAAGTAATACTACCGACACAGAAACCTGGCAGCAATCCATTACAGGGCTCTGATTCTTCTGATAGCCCCGGTTTCTTAGTGGCAAGAATAAGCTCACCAGTGAATTTGCCGATCAAATTAGCGAGCTCTATGAAAAAGAGTCATAGTACTACAGCTGTAACCCCCGCCTCCACTTCCAAGTCTACAACTAACTCTGCATCTACAATTTCGAAAGGAAATCTTACAGGAGGAAATAACAAGACGACTGTAGTgaaggcaaaaaaatcacatTCTGTTTCTTCAGTAGCTTCATCGAAGAGCAAGACAGGTGGAAGTAAGTCGAGTAACGAttccaagaaaaaaatcaatgcGAAATCGGTAAAGAAGGAttcttctgcttcttcGAATGCAGTGAATCTTTCAGCAAATAAACAAAGTATCAGTActaatgataaaaaagaaataaacaGAAAACAGTCCCAGTCTTCAAAACTGCCCATTACCAAAAAAGATGCTTCCACTGCTAATGGGCCAGGAAACTCCGCAgataacaaaaaaaaaggtctTGTGAAGAAGGAACCTTCCAGTGGTACCAAACCAAAAACCCCGAAAAAACTGGTACCGCCACCACAAATAAAGTCTCCATCTTTGTTAGAGGTCCTTGAACGTGGTAAGTCCGATAAGGTTACAGAAGACCCTATAGTGGTGGTTGATGTACCATTATATTCCaccaaaaataatgacTACTTGGACGAGAACGGTCAAGTTGTGTTCAACTACTATAAACTAGTACACGATAAAATGTCTACTCAAAGCAATACAAATCTAGCAGATGAAAAGCTAGCTAAAAGAAACTTGCTAGGACAACTCAATCATACCACATCGAATATCGAGAGTATAGAAGTAACGGAAGGCGATGACATAGTGGAAGACGAGGAAGATGGCGAggatgaagacgaagaagaagtcgATGATGAGAAGACGACGACATCCCCCAAAAAAAGGCCACATTCCAACAAGGGCAAAAGTTTGATTGGAAAATATGATATAGAAGATCCTTTCATCGACGATTCAGAGCTTTTGTGGGAAGAGCAGCGTGCAGCAACCAAGGATGGCTTTTTCGTTTATTTCGGGCCATTAATTGAAAAGGGTCACTATGCTAGTTTAGAAAGAGTGGACGGTACCATGAAGAGAGGTGGCgttaaaaataaatga
- the PKP2 gene encoding protein kinase PKP2 (similar to Saccharomyces cerevisiae YGL059W; ancestral locus Anc_6.110) codes for MSYNRLNNGLIRFKHSVHTPNISQIPNFTKYCPIRPINEELAPYVHETMNAYPRGSKHVNQQHYYHNRTVLLHDYLRKKPHAMSLLQLAQYYDDSAKLTKQKIINSGKFVKEELAIRMAHKIFMLQQLPFSVINNFHFVQVYESYYNIFERFRKFPAIRTLDDNYRFAEFLKSILQDFNSLNLPHLVMGALECTILDLYPQDKMDELLSGLLRARISRRLIVEEHISVTANFLSGKEENTLVLGDIFQECSATEYILDASRACQKFIQEMYFESLPLPELIINGDTDLKFYFLPIHLKYLLGEILRNSYEATIKDYIRQGLKKPQPIVVTIIKNEESSLFRISDRAGGVPHNDKNIWSFGKSKERASESLKNFHMLPGLQTVSLYDHLYHNKRASTESANRPYMYTSLEPMSHTNLTTGKIQFVKPLVRFIERSYRYRLGIGLAMCKVYAEYWNGDLTSHSIQGYGTDTVLKLGNLMNSNRKLQLDKV; via the coding sequence ATGAGTTATAACCGCTTGAATAATGGATTGATACGATTTAAGCACTCAGTGCATACGCCAAATATATCTCAGATACcaaattttacaaaataCTGTCCAATACGACCAATCAATGAAGAACTGGCCCCATATGTCCATGAAACGATGAATGCTTACCCAAGAGGTTCAAAACATGTAAACCAGCAGCACTACTACCATAACCGAACCGTTTTGCTACATGACTACTTGAGGAAAAAACCACATGCGATGTCATTGCTTCAACTGGCCCAGTATTATGACGACTCTGCCAAACTCACGAAGCAGAAGATCATTAATTCGGGTAAATTTGTTAAAGAGGAATTGGCCATTAGGATGGCTCACAAAATATTTATGCTGCAGCAGCTGCCTTTTAGCGTAATAAacaattttcattttgttcaGGTTTATGAATCTTATTataatatttttgaaagatttagAAAATTCCCCGCAATAAGGACACTTGATGATAACTATAGGTTCGCTGAGTTTTTAAAATCGATTTTGCAAGATTTTAACTCGTTGAATTTGCCACATTTAGTCATGGGAGCATTGGAGTGTACAATTTTAGATTTATATCCGCAAGACAAGATGGATGAATTATTGTCGGGTCTACTAAGGGCTCGTATATCAAGAAGATTGATAGTCGAAGAACATATTAGTGTCACCgccaattttttgagtgGGAAAGAGGAGAATACCTTAGTTTTGGGAGACATCTTCCAAGAATGTTCTGCAACAGAATACATCCTTGATGCAAGTAGAGCctgtcaaaaatttattcaagaaatgtattttgaaagtttaCCATTGCCAGAACTGATCATAAATGGGGATACTGACctaaaattttattttcttccgATTCATCTCAAGTATTTGTTAGGAGAGATCTTAAGAAACAGTTACGAGGCTACAATCAAGGATTATATACGACAGGGGCTAAAGAAACCTCAACCTATCGTAGTTACCATAATTAAGAATGAAGAATCATCTCTGTTTCGCATATCAGATAGAGCAGGTGGGGTTCCCCATAACGACAAAAATATCTGGTCCTTTGGTAAATCCAAAGAAAGAGCAAGTGAGTCTCTGAAGAACTTTCATATGCTTCCTGGTCTGCAAACGGTATCGTTATACGACCACTTATATCATAATAAGCGCGCATCGACAGAGTCTGCAAATCGACCTTACATGTACACCTCCCTAGAGCCTATGAGTCATACAAACCTGACAACTGGTAAAATCCAATTTGTCAAACCGTTGGTTCGATTTATCGAAAGATCATACCGGTATAGATTGGGTATTGGTTTGGCAATGTGTAAAGTTTATGCTGAATATTGGAATGGTGATCTAACCTCACATTCCATCCAAGGTTATGGTACTGACACTGTCTTGAAGCTGGGAAACCTAATGAATTCAAACAGAAAACTACAACTGGATAAAGTGTAG